In the Streptomyces sp. cg36 genome, one interval contains:
- a CDS encoding DUF5667 domain-containing protein has product MIANVSAHRRANAFAQALEEASAAQQPPAPAPGEQTAEADLLALATVLGELPKPELDAEVKVEQRALLVAAMEQMFASGGAADDPLVPEQRTGRGAHRASPLRKMRPRSRWSKGIAAGGLSIGVAAGAFSGVAAASSDALPGDSLYGLKRGMEDLKLNLADDDADRGRIYLDQASTRLSEARRLMERGRAGDLDHEQLSEVRRALSGMQHDVTEGHRLLHAAYAKDGSLGPIAALSSFATAHRESWSKLRDKLPPQLTDVGDEVTSVFVAIDREVEPLRPLLPTPKTKTHGRTDSSGSGSGAARNTTRPAASTPAAPHGTAGSDATKPQPSTSGSKPADGLLGGNTGGLLDPPSKNTPPASGTTPAKPPVPDVTLPPLLPGLLPGLGIEGEDAPK; this is encoded by the coding sequence GTGATCGCGAACGTATCGGCGCACCGGCGGGCGAACGCCTTCGCCCAGGCCCTGGAAGAAGCCTCGGCGGCCCAGCAGCCACCCGCCCCCGCGCCGGGCGAACAGACGGCGGAAGCCGACCTGTTGGCCCTGGCGACCGTCCTCGGCGAGCTGCCGAAACCGGAGCTGGACGCCGAGGTCAAGGTGGAGCAGCGGGCGCTGCTCGTGGCAGCCATGGAGCAGATGTTCGCTTCGGGCGGTGCCGCCGACGACCCTCTGGTGCCCGAGCAGCGGACCGGTCGCGGCGCCCACCGGGCGAGCCCGCTCCGGAAGATGCGCCCCCGCTCCCGCTGGTCGAAGGGCATCGCTGCGGGCGGGCTCAGCATCGGCGTGGCCGCGGGCGCGTTCAGCGGCGTGGCCGCCGCCAGCTCCGACGCCCTCCCCGGTGACTCGCTGTACGGACTGAAGCGGGGCATGGAGGACCTCAAGCTCAACCTGGCGGACGACGACGCCGACCGCGGCCGGATCTACCTCGACCAGGCGTCCACCCGGCTCAGCGAGGCGCGCCGCCTGATGGAGCGCGGCCGCGCCGGCGACCTCGACCACGAGCAGCTCAGCGAGGTCCGCCGTGCCCTGAGCGGCATGCAGCACGACGTGACCGAAGGCCACCGCCTGCTCCACGCGGCCTACGCCAAGGACGGCTCCCTCGGCCCCATCGCCGCCCTGTCGTCGTTCGCCACCGCCCACCGCGAGAGCTGGAGCAAGCTGCGCGACAAGCTGCCCCCGCAGCTCACCGACGTCGGCGACGAGGTGACCTCCGTCTTCGTCGCCATAGACCGGGAGGTCGAGCCGCTGCGCCCGCTGCTGCCCACCCCCAAGACGAAGACCCATGGGCGTACGGACAGTTCCGGCTCCGGCTCGGGCGCGGCCCGGAACACCACCCGCCCCGCCGCGTCCACCCCCGCCGCCCCGCACGGCACCGCGGGCAGCGACGCCACCAAGCCGCAGCCGTCCACCTCGGGCAGCAAGCCCGCGGACGGACTGCTCGGCGGCAACACCGGCGGCCTCCTCGACCCCCCGTCGAAGAACACCCCGCCCGCGTCCGGCACCACCCCGGCCAAGCCGCCGGTCCCGGACGTCACCCTGCCCCCGCTCCTCCCCGGTCTGCTCCCGGGCCTGGGCATCGAGGGCGAGGACGCGCCGAAGTAA